From a single Erpetoichthys calabaricus chromosome 1, fErpCal1.3, whole genome shotgun sequence genomic region:
- the LOC114667507 gene encoding gastrula zinc finger protein XlCGF57.1-like isoform X1, with protein sequence MLFRVCTFVLYLKTVSATVYFSSNMDVKAKTCEADINTIKIMTLSIKEEDCEWEPVHHNHLSLDIKDEDYELVTVGIKEESEESSVSIETHKHKSLEPVELNMRSESLQPGTKRTEEMSSVTPREDEPSPTHQSEQRDGPHYSSEHGKRFSHLTDLRSRRRTHAEENQYCCSECGKRFSRIAHLQTHTRIHTGEKPYRCSECNKQFSQISHLHRHTRIHTGEKSYCCFECGKRFLQISHLQTHTRIHTGEKPYQCSECDKRFSRIAHLQRHTRIHTGERPYGCSECGKTFSQIINLQTHTRTHTGEQLYCCSECGKQFSQISHLQSHTRSHTGEKPYSCNECGRQFKHMINLQTHIQVHAAKKPYCCSECGKQFSNRNSYESHSRIHIGAKPYSCSECGKQFSSNDYLQRHKRSHTGDNPNFCSECGKKFSSISYLQIHKRRHTGEKPYACSQCGKQFYDNSHLLRHERIHTGEKLHCCSECGKQFSRMANLKTHIRIHTGEKPYSCSECGKQFSDSSHFHKHKKNSH encoded by the exons ATGTTGTTTCGAGTCTGCACTTTTGTACTTTACTTAAAAACGGTAT CAGCCACCGTTTACTTCAGCTCCAACATGGATGTGAAAGCGAAGACATGTGAGGCTGACATAAATACCATAAAGATAATGACACTAAGTATTAAGGAGGAGGATTGTGAATGGGAGCCCGTTCACCATAACCATCTGAGTCTGGACATTAAGGATGAGGATTATGAACTGGTAACTGTGGGCATTAAAGAAGAGTCTGAGGAATCATCAGTCAGCATTGAGACCCACAAACATAAAAGTCTGGAGCCTGTCGAGCTCAATATGAGGTCCGAATCATTGCAGCCTGGCACAAAGAGGACTGAGGAAATGTCGTCTGTTACACCTCGGGAAGATGAACCATCACCTACACATCAGTCTGAACAAC GTGATGGACCTCATTACTCTTCTGAACATGGCAAACGATTTTCACATTTAACCGATCTTCGGAGTCGCAGAAGAACTCATGCTGAAGAGAACCagtactgctgttctgaatgtggcaaacgtttCTCCCGAATTGCCCATCTTCAAacccacacaagaattcatactggggagaagccatatcGCTGTTCAGAATGTAACAAACAATTCTCGCAAATATCCCATCTTCACagacacacaagaattcacaccggagagaagtcatattgttgttttgaatgtggaaaacgattCTTACAAATCAGCCATCTTCAGactcacacaagaattcacactggagagaagccatatcagTGTTCGGAATGTGACAAACGATTCTCACGAATTGcccatcttcagagacacactagaattcacactggagagaggcCGTAtggctgttcagaatgtggcaaaacATTCTCACAAATCATCAACCTTCAGACCCACACCAGGACTCACACTGGAGAGCAGCTGTATTGCTGTTCCGAATGCGGAAAGCAATTTTCACAAATCTCCCATCTTCAGAGTCACACAAGAAGTCACACTGGGGAAAAGCCATATtcctgtaatgaatgtggcagaCAGTTCAAACATATGATCAACCTTCAGACTCACATACAAGTTCACGCTGCaaagaaaccatactgctgttctgaatgtggcaaacaattcagtAACAGGAATAGTTATGAATCCCACTCAAGAATTCACATAGGAGCAAAGCCATattcttgttctgaatgtggaaaacaattctccAGCAACGACTATCTTCAGAGACACAAAAGAAGTCATACTGGGGATAATCCAAAtttttgttctgaatgtggaaaaaaattCTCTAGCATCAGCTATCTTCAAATCCACAAAAGAAgacacacaggggagaagccttATGCTTGTTCTCAATGTGGAAAACAGTTCTATGACAACAGCCATCTACTGAGACACGAAAGAATCCACACCGGAGAGAAGCtacattgctgttcagaatgtgggaaACAGTTCTCACGAATGGCCAATCTTAAGACCCacataagaattcacactggggagaagccatattcttgttctgaatgtggaaaacagttctctgacagcagccattttcacaaacacaaaaaaaattctcactGA
- the LOC114667507 gene encoding gastrula zinc finger protein XlCGF57.1-like isoform X2, with amino-acid sequence MDVKAKTCEADINTIKIMTLSIKEEDCEWEPVHHNHLSLDIKDEDYELVTVGIKEESEESSVSIETHKHKSLEPVELNMRSESLQPGTKRTEEMSSVTPREDEPSPTHQSEQRDGPHYSSEHGKRFSHLTDLRSRRRTHAEENQYCCSECGKRFSRIAHLQTHTRIHTGEKPYRCSECNKQFSQISHLHRHTRIHTGEKSYCCFECGKRFLQISHLQTHTRIHTGEKPYQCSECDKRFSRIAHLQRHTRIHTGERPYGCSECGKTFSQIINLQTHTRTHTGEQLYCCSECGKQFSQISHLQSHTRSHTGEKPYSCNECGRQFKHMINLQTHIQVHAAKKPYCCSECGKQFSNRNSYESHSRIHIGAKPYSCSECGKQFSSNDYLQRHKRSHTGDNPNFCSECGKKFSSISYLQIHKRRHTGEKPYACSQCGKQFYDNSHLLRHERIHTGEKLHCCSECGKQFSRMANLKTHIRIHTGEKPYSCSECGKQFSDSSHFHKHKKNSH; translated from the exons ATGGATGTGAAAGCGAAGACATGTGAGGCTGACATAAATACCATAAAGATAATGACACTAAGTATTAAGGAGGAGGATTGTGAATGGGAGCCCGTTCACCATAACCATCTGAGTCTGGACATTAAGGATGAGGATTATGAACTGGTAACTGTGGGCATTAAAGAAGAGTCTGAGGAATCATCAGTCAGCATTGAGACCCACAAACATAAAAGTCTGGAGCCTGTCGAGCTCAATATGAGGTCCGAATCATTGCAGCCTGGCACAAAGAGGACTGAGGAAATGTCGTCTGTTACACCTCGGGAAGATGAACCATCACCTACACATCAGTCTGAACAAC GTGATGGACCTCATTACTCTTCTGAACATGGCAAACGATTTTCACATTTAACCGATCTTCGGAGTCGCAGAAGAACTCATGCTGAAGAGAACCagtactgctgttctgaatgtggcaaacgtttCTCCCGAATTGCCCATCTTCAAacccacacaagaattcatactggggagaagccatatcGCTGTTCAGAATGTAACAAACAATTCTCGCAAATATCCCATCTTCACagacacacaagaattcacaccggagagaagtcatattgttgttttgaatgtggaaaacgattCTTACAAATCAGCCATCTTCAGactcacacaagaattcacactggagagaagccatatcagTGTTCGGAATGTGACAAACGATTCTCACGAATTGcccatcttcagagacacactagaattcacactggagagaggcCGTAtggctgttcagaatgtggcaaaacATTCTCACAAATCATCAACCTTCAGACCCACACCAGGACTCACACTGGAGAGCAGCTGTATTGCTGTTCCGAATGCGGAAAGCAATTTTCACAAATCTCCCATCTTCAGAGTCACACAAGAAGTCACACTGGGGAAAAGCCATATtcctgtaatgaatgtggcagaCAGTTCAAACATATGATCAACCTTCAGACTCACATACAAGTTCACGCTGCaaagaaaccatactgctgttctgaatgtggcaaacaattcagtAACAGGAATAGTTATGAATCCCACTCAAGAATTCACATAGGAGCAAAGCCATattcttgttctgaatgtggaaaacaattctccAGCAACGACTATCTTCAGAGACACAAAAGAAGTCATACTGGGGATAATCCAAAtttttgttctgaatgtggaaaaaaattCTCTAGCATCAGCTATCTTCAAATCCACAAAAGAAgacacacaggggagaagccttATGCTTGTTCTCAATGTGGAAAACAGTTCTATGACAACAGCCATCTACTGAGACACGAAAGAATCCACACCGGAGAGAAGCtacattgctgttcagaatgtgggaaACAGTTCTCACGAATGGCCAATCTTAAGACCCacataagaattcacactggggagaagccatattcttgttctgaatgtggaaaacagttctctgacagcagccattttcacaaacacaaaaaaaattctcactGA